In the genome of Myroides phaeus, one region contains:
- the metF gene encoding methylenetetrahydrofolate reductase [NAD(P)H] — MKVTEHIKNAKGKTQVSFEVLPPLKGQNIKGIFDSIEPLMEFNPPFIDVTYHREEYEYKDAGNGLWEKRVVRKRPGTVGICSAIQNKFKIDAVPHILCGGFTKEDTENFLIDLDFLGIDNVVALRGDAVKNETYFKAEPKGNKYASELVSQISDLNNGIYLDPELENTSKTDFCIGVAGYPEKHMEAPNFDTDLKFLKQKIDNGAEYIVTQMFFDNAKFFEFVKRCREIGIDAPIIPGLKPLATLNQLNLLPHRFKVDLPDELVAEVLKAKDNAAIRQIGIEWCVQQSKELIQAGLPIIHYYSMGKADNIRKIIQSSL; from the coding sequence ATGAAAGTAACAGAACACATAAAAAACGCAAAAGGAAAAACACAAGTTTCATTTGAAGTATTGCCTCCATTAAAAGGTCAAAACATAAAAGGAATCTTTGATTCTATAGAGCCGTTAATGGAGTTTAATCCCCCTTTTATAGATGTAACTTATCACAGAGAAGAGTACGAATACAAAGATGCGGGCAATGGGTTATGGGAAAAAAGAGTTGTTAGAAAACGCCCCGGTACCGTTGGTATTTGTTCAGCTATTCAAAATAAGTTTAAGATAGATGCTGTTCCACATATTCTTTGTGGTGGTTTTACAAAAGAAGATACAGAGAACTTTTTAATTGACTTAGACTTTTTGGGAATTGACAATGTTGTTGCGTTAAGAGGAGATGCTGTAAAAAATGAAACCTATTTCAAAGCAGAACCAAAAGGAAACAAATATGCTTCCGAGTTAGTTTCTCAAATATCAGATTTGAACAATGGTATTTACTTAGACCCAGAGCTTGAAAACACAAGTAAGACAGACTTCTGTATTGGTGTTGCAGGATATCCTGAAAAACATATGGAGGCACCTAACTTTGATACGGACTTAAAGTTTTTAAAACAAAAAATAGACAATGGAGCTGAATACATTGTCACTCAAATGTTTTTTGACAATGCTAAATTCTTTGAGTTTGTTAAGCGTTGTAGAGAAATTGGGATTGACGCCCCTATCATTCCTGGATTAAAGCCATTGGCAACTTTAAATCAATTGAACTTATTACCTCATCGTTTTAAAGTTGACTTACCAGACGAGTTGGTAGCAGAAGTTTTAAAAGCAAAAGATAACGCAGCTATTCGTCAAATAGGAATAGAATGGTGTGTTCAACAGTCCAAAGAACTCATACAAGCAGGCTTGCCTATTATTCACTATTACTCTATGGGGAAAGCAGATAATATTAGAAAAATTATTCAATCAAGTTTATAA